The Papaver somniferum cultivar HN1 chromosome 3, ASM357369v1, whole genome shotgun sequence genome includes a region encoding these proteins:
- the LOC113361751 gene encoding dynamin-related protein 5A-like → MVQTVLTTKWTKTMEAMDMFQLLKILTCILTKAMSVLDMHLGTVIKSRIPGLQSIINKSIAELEAELSRFGKPVAFDGGGKLYLIMEICHLYDGIYKEHLDGIYVAGRLECSWCYFLVDWNVAAPAHT, encoded by the exons ATGGTCCAAACTGTTCTCACGACAAAG TGGACAAAAACAATGGAGGCTATGGATATGTTTCAGCTGCTCAAGATCCTAACATGTATCCTAACCAAGGCTATGTCGGTCCTGGATATG CACTTGGGAACTGTAATCAAGTCTCGCATCCCAGGCCTCCAGTCGATAATTAATAAAAGTATTGCTGAACTAGAGGCGGAATTGAGTCGTTTTGGCAAGCCTGTTGCTTTTGATGGTGGA GGTAAACTGTACCTGATTATGGAGATTTGTCATCTTTATGATGGAATTTACAAAGAACATCTTGACGGCATATATGTAGCTGGTAGATTGGAATGTAGCTGGTGTTACTTTCTGGTAGATTGGAATGTAGCTGCCCCTGCCCACACAT GA
- the LOC113357785 gene encoding protein LURP-one-related 10-like: MYQQPPGEMVPYQQPPGGMVPYQQPPGGMAPYYPPQPPPTPTGMLPSNPIVVIAPHFCIPYPVDLTIAKKRLTISEGNFGVYDINGNNIFKVQGTLVSIRDRRVLVDAAGVPLATLQQKILTCHRRWQVYRGDSSDSKDLLFSVKKSSLLQIKTSLHVFLASNTAEEVCDFKIKGSYYAHSCVIYHGNSNNIVARMHMEHTVQSMFLGKDTYSITVYANVDYAFVVALCAVLNEINMDRSGED; this comes from the exons ATGTATCAGCAACCGCCAGGAGAGATGGTGCCGTATCAACAACCACCAGGAGGGATGGTGCCGTATCAACAACCACCAGGAGGGATGGCGCCGTATTATCCACCACagccaccaccaacaccaacagGGATGCTGCCTAGCAATCCGATAGTTGTAATTGCACCTCATTTCTGCATACCATATCCAGTAGATCTTACCATTGCAAAGAAAAGACTAACTATTTCGGAAGGTAACTTTGGTGTTTACGATATCAATGGCAATAACATCTTTAAAGTTCAAGGTACGCTTGTTAGCATTCGCGACCGGCGTGTTCTTGTCGATGCTGCCGGTGTTCCTCTAGCAACTCTACAGCAGAAG ATTTTGACTTGCCATAGGAGATGGCAAGTATACAGAGGAGATAGCTCAGATTCAAAAGATTTGTTGTTCAGTGTGAAAAAATCTAGCCTTCTGCAAATCAAAACGAGTTTGCATGTTTTCTTAGCATCAAACACCGCTGAAGAAGTCTGTGATTTTAAGATCAAAGGAAGCTATTATGCACATTCTTGTGTCATCTATCACGGGAATTCGAATAACATTGTTGCTCGG ATGCACATGGAACACACGGTTCAAAGTATGTTTCTCGGGAAGGATACCTACTCAATTACCGTCTACGCGAACGTCGATTACGCATTCGTTGTCGCCCTGTGTGCGGTTCTTAATGAAATCAATATGGACAGAAGTGGTGAAGATTAA